The Apium graveolens cultivar Ventura chromosome 11, ASM990537v1, whole genome shotgun sequence genome has a window encoding:
- the LOC141696257 gene encoding uncharacterized protein LOC141696257 gives MKAILKKVKVGSGHEESFKERLVSFLREYKHVFAWNPRDMPGLHESIAMHNLDVNPNKKPVKQKRRNFAPERQRAIDEKVEKLFKAGINKKIKYPQWLANVVMVKKSNGKWRICVDYTDFNDACPKDPYPLPNIDQLIDATGVSNKKEVNWSPECQKAFEEIKSYISQPSVLTKAQPGEPLYLYLSAGAQAVGAALIREENGKQQPVYYVSQVLKDAENRYPRLENFAFALVTTLRKLRHYFQGREIRVVTNQPLRKIIHKPYVSRRLVDWVVELSQFNLSFIPRTAIKAQILADFIIECNFPEEEPKPMNIDPETNQDANPGAWTLKVDGSSIAESSGAGLILKSPEEFTIQTAISFSFPATNNQAEYEALIAGLKLSRTLRVRDLKIYSGS, from the exons ATGAAGGCAATCCTAAAAAAGGTGAAAGTTGGGTCAGGACACGAAGAATCCTTCAAAGAAAGACTAGTGTCCTTTCTCCGGGAGTACAAACATGTTTTTGCCTGGAATCCAAGAGACATGCCCGGACTACACgagtccatagcaatgcacaACTTGGATGTTAACCCCAATAAAAAACCCGTCAAGCAGAAGCGAAGGAATTTTGCCCCGGAGAGGCAAAGAGCCATAGACGAAAAAGTGGAGAAATTATTTAAAGCAGGAATCAACAAAAAAATCAAATACCCACAGTGGCTAGCTAATGTTGTCATGGTGAAGAAGTCCAACGGCAAATGGAGAATATGTGTAGACTACACTGATTTCaatgatgcatgcccgaaggacccaTACCCTCTCCCCAATATTGATCAATTGATAGATGCCACa GGAGTAAGCAACAAGAAAGAGGTAAACTGGAGTCCAGAGTGCCAAAAGGCATTTGAGGAAATCAAGTCCTACATTTCTCAGCCATCAGTCCTAACTAAAGCTCAACCAGgagagcctctctacttatacttATCAGCGGGAGCACAAGCAGTAGGAGCTGCCCTAATCAGGGAAGAAAATGGCAAACAGCAACCAGTTTACTATGTAAGCCAAGTTCTTAAAGATGCGGAAAATAGATACCCAAGACTGGAGAATTTTGCCTTCGCCTTAGTAACAACTTTAAGAAAACTCAGGCACTACTTCCAAGGAAGAGAAATCAGAGTGGTCACAAATCAGCCTCTTAGAAAGATAATTCACAAGCCATATGTCTCGAGAAGGCTAGTCGATTGGGTTGTGGAGTTAAGCCAGTTCAATTTAAGTTTTATTCCCAGGACAGCCATTAAAGCTCAAATActtgcagatttcataatcgaatgcaacttcccAGAAGAAGAGCCAAAACCAATGAACATAGATCCGGAGACAAACCAAGATGCAAATCCGGGAGCCTGGACCTTGAAAGTAGATGGTTCTTCAATAGCCGAGAGCTCGGGAGCCGGACTCATACTAAAAAGTCCTGAAGAATTCACTATTCAAACAGCTATATCTTTCAGTTTCCCGGCAACCAACAACCAGGCGGAATATGAAGCACTGATTGCAGGATTAAAGCTCTCCAGGACCCTGAGGGTCCGGGACTTAAAAATCTACAGCGGCTCCTAG